From the Mangifera indica cultivar Alphonso chromosome 10, CATAS_Mindica_2.1, whole genome shotgun sequence genome, one window contains:
- the LOC123228278 gene encoding uncharacterized protein LOC123228278, which yields MNLAITFFLIILTLVHGNTNVRVSSLSLNFRKLEYRHSKVYQTSSVLPTPAPARGPGPTDGGLFDENRCGNECHGQNFTACLQISPADPKEAFLFVKNDGEGPQKVNIRVPHSKITFPEIVLQHEPQKINVSAIVDGSLSIVVNAGKEDCVLYMQSSGFKKLSIFGTQGIPVYAAYLLLLTVLLVGVTLACHCKSRKSRLQGNGVAYQELELGKPETVGAEDLEKQEGWEDDWDDDWDESKALRSPGARRLGKASANGLNSRSDDKHKGEKNWND from the exons ATGAATCTTGCAATAACTTTTTTCCTTATTATTCTGACTCTTGTTCATGGTAATACCAACGTTAGAGTATCTTCTTTGTCTCTCAACTTCCGAAAGCTAGAGTATAGACATTCAAAG GTATATCAGACAAGTAGCGTTTTGCCGACGCCGGCTCCGGCACGAGGACCGGGGCCGACTGATGGTGGTTTATTTGATGAGAATAGGTGTGGTAATGAGTGCCACGGCCAAAACTTTACTGCCTGCCTTCAGATTTCCCCAGccg ACCCCAAAGAAGCATTTCTATTTGTCAAGAATGATGGAGAGGGTCCTCAGAAAGTGAACATTAGAGTTCCACACTCTAAGATTACATTCCCAGAGATAGTACTCCAACATGAACCCCAAAAG ATAAATGTCTCAGCCATTGTTGATGGAAGTCTATCAATAGTAGTAAATGCTGGAAAAGAGGACTGTGTACTTTACATGCAATCCTCCGGATTTAAGAAGCTCTCTATCTTTGGCACTCAAGGGATTCCTGTGTATGCAGCTTACCTACTATTATTAACAGTTCTTCTCGTTGGAGTTACATTGGCTTGCCACTGCAAGTCCAGGAAAAGCAGACTGCAGGGTAATGGAGTAGCATATCAGGAACTTGAATTGGGGAAGCCAGAAACGGTTGGTGCTGAAGATTTGGAAAAACAAGAAGGTTGGGAAGACGATTGGGATGATGACTGGGATGAGTCCAAGGCACTGAGGTCACCAGGTGCACGTCGGCTTGGAAAAGCTTCAGCAAATGGCTTAAATTCCAGGTCCGATGATAAACACAAGGGGGAAAAAAATTGGAATGATTAG
- the LOC123228280 gene encoding probable LRR receptor-like serine/threonine-protein kinase IRK, with protein sequence MGIMLKKTSLFFVFTFLVLAPVFSRSLNPSLNDDVLGLIVFKADIQDPNLKLASWNEDDDSPCNWVGVKCNPRSNRVVELTLDGFSLSGRIGRGLLQLQFLRKLSLSSNNLTGNISPNLAKLQNLRTIDLSKNSLSGSIPDDFFKQCGSLRTISLAKNKFSGKIPSSLSFCSTLATIDFSSNQFSGVLPSGIWGLNALSSLDLSDNLLEGEIPKGVESLNNLRGINLSKNRFSGFVPDGIGSCMLLRTIDFSENSFSGNLPETMQMLSLCNFMNFRKNLLSGEVPMWVGEMKSLETLDLSGNKFSGEVPVSIGNLQLLKVLNFSANELTGSLPESIANCVNLEALDFGQNLIKGDLPQWIFNLGLKEVSLMVGKIDGRMHDPITSAKGSSFEKLQVLDLSHNGFSGEIASGVGALRSLQFLNLSKNSLAGPIPATIGELAALDVLDLSENWLNGTVPLEIGRAYSLKELRLGGNFLVGEIPISIENCSALTSLVLSKNNLTGPIPAAIAKLANLQNVDLSFNSLSGSLPKQLANLVHLLSFNISHNHLQGELPAGGFFNTISPSSVSGNPSLCGSAVNKSCPAVLPKPIVLNPNSSSDATSGSVVPNMGHKRIILSISALIAIGAAAVIVIGVIAITVLNLRVRSTTSRSAAALTLSAGDDFSHSPTTDANSGKLVMFSGEPDFSTGAHALLNKDCELGRGGFGAVYRTVLRDGHPVAIKKLTVSSLVKSQDDFEREVKKLGKVRHPNLVALDGYYWTQSLQLLIYEFVSGGSLYKHLHEGSSGNFLAWNARFNIILGTAKSLAHLHQSSIIHYNIKSSNVLIDSSGEPKVGDYGLARLLPMLDRYVLSSKIQSALGYMAPEFACRTVKITEKCDVYGFGVLVLEIVTGKRPVEYMEDDVVVLCDMVRGALEEGRMEECVDARLQGKFPAEEAIPVMKLGLICTSQVPSNRPDMGEVVNILELIRCPSEG encoded by the exons ATGGGAATAATGCTCAAGAAGACAAGCTTGTTTTTTGTGTTTACATTTCTGGTGCTAGCTCCGGTTTTCTCAAGATCTCTGAACCCATCTTTAAACGACGATGTCCTGGGGCTGATAGTGTTCAAAGCAGACATTCAAGATCCAAACTTGAAGCTTGCGTCTTGGAATGAAGATGATGACAGCCCCTGCAACTGGGTCGGTGTCAAATGCAATCCAAGATCCAACCGGGTCGTTGAGCTCACTCTTGACGGGTTCTCACTTTCGGGTCGGATCGGTCGTGGCCTTTTACAGCTTCAATTTCTCAGAAAACTCTCTCTTTCAAGTAACAATCTTACTGGAAACATTAGCCCTAATCTTGCAAAGCTTCAAAATTTAAGAACTATTGATTTAAGCAAGAATAGTTTATCTGGGTCTATTCCTGATGACTTTTTTAAACAATGTGGGTCACTGAGAACAATATCCTTGGCTAAAAATAAGTTTTCAGGCAAGATACCAAGTAGTTTGAGTTTTTGTTCAACTCTTGCCACTATTGACTTCTCTTCTAATCAGTTTTCAGGGGTTTTACCTTCTGGGATTTGGGGTTTGAATGCTTTAAGTTCACTTGATTTGTCAGATAATTTATTGGAGGGTGAGATTCCAAAGGGGGTTGAAAGTTTGAACAATTTGAGAGGGATTAACTTAAGTAAAAATAGGTTTTCTGGTTTTGTTCCAGATGGAATTGGGAGTTGTATGCTGTTGAGGACTATTGATTTTAGTGAGAATTCTTTTTCTGGGAATCTTCCTGAGACAATGCAGATGCTTAGCTTGTgtaattttatgaatttcagGAAGAATCTGCTTTCTGGTGAGGTTCCGATGTGGGTAGGAGAAATGAAGAGTCTTGAGACTTTGGATCTATCGGGGAATAAGTTCTCTGGTGAAGTACCGGTTTCAATAGGGAATCTCCAGTTGTtgaaggttttaaatttttctgCAAATGAGCTGACTGGGAGCTTGCCTGAATCTATAGCCAATTGTGTAAACCTTGAGGCTTTAGATTTTGGCCAGAATTTGATAAAGGGTGATCTACCTCAGTGGATTTTTAACTTGGGTTTAAAAGAAGTTTCCCTCATGGTGGGTAAAATTGATGGAAGGATGCATGATCCGATAACTTCAGCAAAAGGGAGCTCATTTGAAAAGCTACAAGTTTTGGATTTATCACATAATGGATTTTCTGGAGAAATTGCTTCTGGCGTTGGGGCTTTAAGGAGCCTGCAGTTTTTGAATCTCTCAAAGAACTCACTTGCAGGTCCTATCCCAGCAACTATTGGAGAACTAGCGGCCCTGGATGTTCTTGATTTGAGTGAGAATTGGTTGAATGGTACTGTTCCTTTGGAAATTGGCAGAGCTTATTCCCTGAAGGAGTTGAGACTGGGAGGGAATTTCCTCGTTGGGGAAATTCCAATTTCAATAGAGAACTGTTCGGCACTCACATCTCT GGTACTATCTAAGAACAACCTGACTGGCCCAATACCAGCAGCAATAGCAAAACTTGCTAATCTACAAAATGTGGATTTGTCATTTAACAGCCTCAGTGGAAGTCTTCCTAAACAGTTGGCTAATCTTGTTCATCTTTTATCCTTCAACATTTCACACAACCATCTACAAGGTGAACTACCTGCTGGTGGGTTTTTTAACACCATATCGCCTTCCTCCGTCTCTGGAAATCCATCTCTTTGTGGTTCTGCAGTCAATAAGTCTTGCCCTGCAGTCCTTCCCAAACCTATTGTTCTAAATCCAAATTCTTCCTCTGATGCTACATCTGGTTCAGTAGTTCCAAATATGGGTCACAAAAGAATTATCCTCAGCATATCTGCTCTCATTGCCATTGGTGCAGCTGCTGTCATCGTCATTGGTGTGATTGCCATCACTGTCCTCAATCTCCGTGTTCGCTCAACGACATCTCGATCTGCGGCAGCCCTCACATTATCTGCTGGGGATGACTTTAGTCATTCCCCCACCACAGATGCCAACTCTGGCAAGCTTGTCATGTTTTCAGGGGAGCCAGACTTCAGTACAGGAGCACATGCTCTTCTCAATAAAGACTGTGAGCTTGGCCGTGGTGGGTTTGGAGCTGTCTACAGAACAGTCTTGCGAGATGGGCATCCAGTTGCAATAAAAAAACTCACAGTCTCAAGTCTTGTCAAGTCTcaagatgattttgaaagaGAAGTTAAGAAACTGGGAAAAGTCAGGCACCCTAATCTTGTGGCTCTTGATGGTTATTATTGGACTCAATCATTACAGCTACTCATCTATGAATTTGTCTCTGGTGGAAGTTTGTATAAGCATCTCCATGAAGGATCTAGTGGAAATTTCCTTGCATGGAATGCGAGGTTCAATATAATTCTGGGGACAGCAAAAAGCCTGGCTCATTTGCATCAATCAAGCATTATTCACTACAATATAAAATCAAGCAATGTCCTTATAGATAGCTCAGGTGAGCCTAAAGTTGGAGATTACGGATTAGCAAGGTTGTTGCCAATGCTAGACCGATACGTTTTAAGCAGCAAGATCCAGAGTGCACTTGGCTACATGGCACCTGAGTTTGCCTGCAGAACAGTGAAGATCACAGAGAAATGTGACGTGTATGGTTTTGGTGTCTTAGTTCTGGAGATTGTTACTGGGAAGAGGCCTGTGGAGTATATGGAAGACGATGTTGTGGTGCTTTGTGACATGGTAAGAGGAGCACTGGAAGAAGGCAGAATGGAAGAATGTGTTGATGCAAGGTTGCAGGGAAAGTTCCCAGCAGAGGAGGCAATTCCAGTAATGAAATTAGGCTTGATATGCACATCACAAGTGCCATCTAATCGACCAGACATGGGAGAGGTAGTTAATATATTGGAACTCATCAGATGCCCTTCAGAAGGCTGA
- the LOC123228277 gene encoding U-box domain-containing protein 62 translates to MTSEEISINGLNSQLVFQDDALRFNCQQQQHRVGDPGPKTRELTGFIDDKMFSVDRDRFFRSQSAIYDPQPHDRRDTRGTRDWNGHATSPSTDQSDGEEDDIDDEDDEADDDLIEDGHNNKKNNNTSCSNNNNKNNSANCSVITGAVDKTKNEGFIKNGNGVQTVNNSMVTVAEVDGDVYYSQYLQGSNEGSSGSGQKECVVVDNGCGISGSGDSLRAILSDPVTGALMDDAMILPCGHSFGSAGIQQILRNKACYTCSQPVSEDSVAPNLSLRAAVQAFRREEELLYYRSSKRRRERFDQDKGNFGDSSVMEPPRGRGVQFPFAVTDRVIIKGNKRTPQRFVGREAVVTTQCLNGWYVVKTLDNAESVKLQYRSLAKVSDDISKPMSSKMAPNWL, encoded by the exons ATGACCTCCGAAGAAATCTCCATCAACGGTCTAAACTCACAGCTCGTATTTCAAGACGATGCCTTGCGCTTTAACTGTCAGCAGCAGCAACACCGGGTTGGTGATCCGGGTCCGAAGACCCGGGAGCTCACTGGTTTCATCGACGACAAGATGTTCTCCGTCGACCGTGACCGTTTTTTCCGATCTCAATCGGCAATTTACGACCCCCAACCCCACGACCGCAGGGACACACGAGGCACGCGAGACTGGAACGGCCACGCCACGTCACCGAGCACCGATCAGTCTGACGGCGAGGAAGACGATATTGACGATGAAGATGACGAGGCTGATGATGATCTAATAGAAGATGGCCAcaacaacaagaaaaataacaatactAGTTgtagtaataataataacaaaaataatagtgCGAATTGTAGTGTGATAACGGGTGCAGTGGATAAGACGAAGAATGAGGGGTTTATTAAAAATGGTAATGGGGTGCAAACGGTTAATAATAGTATGGTGACGGTGGCGGAGGTGGATGGTGACGTGTACTATTCCCAGTATTTGCAAGGAAGTAATGAGGGCTCATCTGGGTCTGGACAGAAGGAGTGTGTTGTGGTGGATAATGGTTGTGGGATTAGTGGGTCTGGAGATTCTTTAAGGGCCATTTTGTCTGATCCTGTCAC GGGAGCTCTCATGGATGATGCGATGATATTGCCTTGTGGACATTCTTTTGGATCGGCTGGAATACAACAAATTCTTAGAAAT AAAGCTTGCTACACCTGTTCACAGCCTGTTTCAGAAGACTCAGTAGCTCCAAATCTAT CTCTCCGAGCTGCTGTGCAGGCATTTCGTAGAGAAGAAGAATTACTATATTACCGCTCATctaagagaagaagagaaaggttTGACCAG GACAAGGGTAATTTTGGTGATTCTTCTGTAATGGAACCTCCAAGGGGTCGCGGTGTTCAGTTTCCGTTTGCTGTGACAGATCGGGTTATCATAAAG GGGAACAAAAGGACACCACAACGCTTTGTTGGACGTGAGGCTGTTGTTACTACACAATGCTTAAATGGATG GTATGTGGTGAAGACGTTGGACAATGCAGAAAGTGTAAAACTGCAGTATCGCTCACTCGCCAAGGTTTCTGATGATATATCAAAGCCAATGTCAAGCAAGATGGCACCAAACTGGCTCTAG